One window from the genome of Candidatus Polarisedimenticolaceae bacterium encodes:
- a CDS encoding alcohol dehydrogenase catalytic domain-containing protein — MRAAVYYNNRDIRLEERPKPKIGPGELLMKIEASGICGSDVAEWYRLPKAPLVLGHEVAGVVEEVGEGVEIFKVGDRIVTTHHVPCNACKYCRAGHHPYCDTLRTTKFDPGGFCEFVRLPAANVERGTFKIPDSVSFEEATFVEPLACCVRAFRVARFQRGM, encoded by the coding sequence ATGCGCGCCGCCGTCTACTACAACAACCGCGACATCCGGCTCGAGGAGCGCCCGAAACCGAAGATCGGCCCCGGCGAGCTCCTGATGAAGATCGAAGCGAGCGGCATCTGCGGCTCGGACGTCGCGGAGTGGTACCGGCTCCCGAAGGCGCCGCTGGTGCTCGGCCACGAAGTGGCGGGAGTCGTCGAGGAGGTCGGAGAAGGCGTCGAGATCTTCAAGGTCGGCGACCGCATCGTCACGACGCACCACGTCCCGTGCAACGCGTGCAAGTACTGCCGCGCAGGCCATCACCCGTACTGCGACACGCTGCGCACGACGAAGTTCGATCCGGGCGGGTTCTGCGAATTCGTGAGGCTCCCGGCCGCCAACGTCGAGCGCGGCACGTTCAAGATCCCGGACTCCGTCTCCTTCGAAGAGGCCACCTTCGTCGAGCCCCTGGCGTGCTGCGTCCGGGCCTTCCGCGTCGCGCGTTTCCAGCGCGGAATGAA
- the lsrF gene encoding 3-hydroxy-5-phosphonooxypentane-2,4-dione thiolase, with translation MDWGLENRLSRILKPEDGRTVMLAVDHGYFLGPTSGLEEPARTIVPLLPHADSLMLTRGVLRQCVPARADVPIVLRVSGGTSILTELSNEGLTATFEDALRLNAAAVTLSVFVGSEGERETLLNLGRLVDEGERYGVPVLAVTAVGKDMVRDVRYLGLACRICAEIGAHFVKTYYCDGFEEIVRSTPVPVVIAGGKKIAELDALKLAFNAIQAGAAGVDMGRNIFQSDSPVGMIRAVKAIVHGGATVKEAFDLYEGQKTQPVR, from the coding sequence GTGGACTGGGGACTCGAAAACCGCCTGTCGCGCATCCTGAAGCCCGAGGACGGCCGCACCGTCATGCTCGCCGTCGACCACGGGTATTTCCTCGGCCCGACCTCCGGCCTCGAGGAGCCGGCGAGGACGATCGTCCCGCTCCTCCCGCACGCCGACTCGCTGATGCTCACCCGCGGGGTGCTGCGGCAGTGCGTCCCGGCGAGGGCCGACGTCCCGATCGTGCTGCGCGTGTCGGGGGGGACGAGCATCCTCACCGAGCTTTCGAACGAAGGGCTCACGGCCACCTTCGAGGACGCCCTGCGCCTCAACGCCGCCGCCGTGACCCTTTCGGTCTTCGTCGGCTCGGAAGGGGAGCGCGAGACCCTCCTCAACCTCGGCAGGCTCGTGGACGAAGGGGAGCGTTACGGCGTCCCGGTCCTCGCCGTGACCGCGGTCGGGAAGGACATGGTCCGAGACGTCCGCTACCTCGGCCTGGCGTGCCGGATCTGCGCCGAGATCGGCGCGCACTTCGTGAAGACCTACTACTGCGACGGCTTCGAGGAGATCGTCCGCTCGACGCCGGTGCCGGTCGTGATCGCCGGCGGGAAGAAGATCGCCGAGCTCGACGCGCTGAAGCTCGCGTTCAACGCCATCCAGGCGGGCGCCGCGGGGGTGGACATGGGGCGCAACATCTTCCAGTCGGACTCGCCCGTCGGGATGATCCGCGCCGTGAAGGCGATCGTGCACGGCGGTGCGACGGTGAAGGAAGCGTTCGACCTCTACGAAGGCCAGAAGACGCAGCCCGTCCGCTGA
- a CDS encoding universal stress protein, producing MTRIQRILCPHDFSDFSQRALDHAAALAKWYDAEVVALHVQPALAGVEAMPVAVGPVPMPQASRNAIQEELGKLLVPLTRAGIRSDTEYAEGSPVEQILKVAAETACDLIVMGTHGRSGFERWVLGSVTEKVLRKSTVPVMTVSQKTLPKVAEGRPPFERILCGVDFSPSSLRAVEVALSIAQDGCAQLTLLHAMEGLPPFQLEAQGFDVKRYREVLEVDLQEQLKKVVPEGAKDWCRPSTVVVEGKSWQKLLEVAKDLRADLIVLGVHGRNPLDVMLFGSTTHHVIRGAEAPVWTVRG from the coding sequence ATGACCCGCATCCAGAGAATCCTCTGTCCGCACGACTTCTCGGACTTCTCCCAGCGGGCGCTCGACCACGCCGCGGCCCTGGCGAAGTGGTACGACGCCGAGGTCGTCGCCCTTCACGTGCAGCCGGCGCTCGCCGGGGTGGAGGCGATGCCCGTCGCGGTCGGCCCGGTGCCGATGCCGCAGGCCTCCCGGAACGCGATCCAGGAGGAGCTCGGCAAGCTGCTCGTCCCGCTGACGCGGGCGGGGATCCGCTCCGACACGGAGTACGCCGAGGGGAGCCCCGTCGAGCAGATCCTCAAGGTGGCCGCCGAGACGGCGTGCGATCTCATCGTGATGGGGACGCACGGCCGCAGCGGCTTCGAGCGCTGGGTCCTGGGCTCGGTCACCGAGAAGGTCCTGCGCAAGTCCACGGTGCCGGTGATGACCGTCTCGCAGAAGACGCTTCCGAAGGTCGCCGAGGGGCGCCCCCCGTTCGAGCGGATCCTGTGCGGCGTGGACTTCTCGCCGTCGTCGCTCCGGGCGGTGGAGGTCGCCTTGTCGATCGCGCAGGACGGGTGCGCGCAGCTGACGCTCCTGCACGCGATGGAAGGGCTCCCGCCGTTCCAGCTCGAGGCGCAGGGGTTCGACGTGAAGCGTTACCGCGAGGTCCTGGAGGTCGACCTGCAGGAGCAGCTGAAGAAGGTCGTTCCGGAAGGGGCCAAGGACTGGTGCAGGCCGTCGACCGTCGTCGTCGAGGGGAAGTCCTGGCAGAAGCTCCTGGAGGTCGCCAAGGATCTGCGTGCGGACCTGATCGTCCTCGGAGTCCACGGTCGCAACCCGCTCGACGTGATGTTGTTCGGCTCGACCACCCACCACGTGATCCGGGGCGCGGAGGCCCCGGTGTGGACGGTGAGGGGGTAG